A DNA window from Planctomycetota bacterium contains the following coding sequences:
- a CDS encoding sulfatase, whose product MLLKVLKRRGTARQGVDGRLLVAAVVLLALANELFPLPLAHAARADRPPNIVVVLADDLGWADLGCYGADLHETPHLDRLAREGVRFTDAYAMSVCTPTRACLMTGKHAARLGMTIWAEAAFEPPKPQRLIPPPAEHNLSRTETTIASRLQQAGYLTALVGKWHLGDPLHYPETHGFDINIGGTLWGAPQTFFYPYRGQGMYGNEYRYVPHLEFGKPGEYLTDRLTDEALHVIDRAGDQPFLLYLAHHAPHTPIEAKPADVSYFQAKVRPDMKHRHATYAAMIKSLDESVGRVMDRLEKRGLADNTLILFTSDNGGYVGRERRDAVPVTDNAPLRSGKGSLYEGGVRVPLIVRWPGVTPAGAVSTTPVVTMDLPCTLATAARLPPAKDAVTDGLDLTPVLKEPTQQLAREALYFHYPHYYHTTSPASAVRAGTWKLIEYFEDGRLELYDLASDLGEQKNLAADQPERAKELKAQLAAWRESIGARLPTVNPDFKPKQPPKGK is encoded by the coding sequence ATGTTGCTCAAAGTGCTGAAGCGGCGCGGCACGGCGCGGCAAGGCGTGGACGGTCGGTTGCTTGTCGCGGCGGTCGTTCTCTTGGCGCTTGCCAATGAGTTGTTTCCGTTGCCGCTGGCCCATGCCGCGCGCGCGGATCGGCCGCCGAACATCGTCGTCGTTTTAGCCGACGACCTCGGCTGGGCCGATCTAGGGTGTTACGGCGCTGACTTGCACGAGACGCCTCACTTGGATCGGCTGGCCCGCGAGGGGGTGCGGTTCACCGACGCTTACGCCATGAGCGTCTGCACGCCGACGCGCGCTTGTTTGATGACTGGCAAGCACGCGGCCCGCTTGGGCATGACCATCTGGGCCGAGGCCGCCTTCGAGCCGCCCAAACCGCAACGGCTCATTCCGCCGCCGGCCGAGCATAACTTGTCCCGCACCGAAACGACGATCGCGTCGCGCTTGCAGCAGGCCGGCTATCTGACCGCGCTCGTCGGCAAATGGCACCTCGGCGATCCGCTTCACTATCCCGAGACGCACGGGTTCGACATCAACATCGGCGGCACCTTGTGGGGTGCGCCCCAGACGTTCTTCTACCCGTACCGTGGGCAGGGGATGTACGGCAACGAGTATCGCTACGTGCCCCATTTGGAATTCGGCAAGCCGGGGGAATACCTGACCGACCGGCTGACCGACGAGGCGTTGCATGTGATCGATCGCGCCGGCGACCAGCCCTTCTTGCTGTACCTGGCCCATCACGCGCCGCACACGCCCATCGAAGCCAAGCCGGCCGACGTGTCGTACTTTCAGGCCAAAGTGCGCCCCGACATGAAGCACCGTCACGCCACGTACGCCGCGATGATCAAGAGTCTGGACGAAAGCGTCGGCCGCGTGATGGATCGCTTGGAAAAGCGCGGCCTGGCCGACAACACGTTGATCCTGTTTACCAGCGACAACGGTGGCTACGTCGGCCGCGAGCGCCGCGACGCCGTGCCGGTGACCGACAACGCGCCGCTGCGCTCGGGCAAGGGTTCGCTCTATGAAGGGGGCGTGCGTGTGCCGTTGATCGTCCGCTGGCCGGGGGTCACGCCCGCCGGCGCTGTCAGCACGACGCCGGTCGTGACGATGGACTTGCCGTGCACGTTGGCCACGGCGGCCCGCTTGCCGCCGGCGAAGGATGCGGTGACCGACGGACTCGATCTGACGCCGGTGCTGAAGGAGCCGACACAGCAGCTGGCGCGCGAGGCGCTCTATTTCCATTACCCCCACTACTATCACACCACGTCGCCGGCCAGCGCGGTCCGCGCCGGCACGTGGAAGCTGATCGAGTACTTCGAGGACGGGCGGTTGGAGTTGTACGACTTGGCCAGTGACCTGGGGGAACAAAAGAACCTGGCCGCCGATCAACCCGAGCGCGCCAAGGAACTGAAGGCGCAACTAGCCGCGTGGCGCGAATCGATCGGCGCGCGGTTGCCGACGGTAAACCCCGACTTCAAGCCGAAGCAACCGCCGAAGGGGAAATAG
- a CDS encoding WG repeat-containing protein, protein MTKRLITAAILPCVFIWGCDRSTVERPAHSADPPIEQASSNLRQFTRTLFPYHDGRAWGYMNREGKTVIAPEFGGPGDFFDDVAVTEKGGVKGLLNSSGEFLAVPEYDRIYRVSNGRARVAKRQNELKMFVGNFERFSFVGLDGKQISTEWFDVAGDFSEGLARVNQGARVFRGDVKGGKWGYINTSGKVAIELQFEDVGDFFEGLARAKKDGKWGFIDRTGSFQINPQYPYVGDFSEGLAAVDDVLLIRNSPLRDCRYIDQHGNVKIAGPFANGYEFSEGRAVVTDNGGPEGEMYYIDHDGKVVISLGLEIALEFSDGLACVWKDEKWGFIDRDGRWVMEPQFENRSEFVGGLASVDGRGGSWYIDKTNKRIRER, encoded by the coding sequence ATGACAAAACGCCTGATTACGGCCGCGATTCTGCCATGCGTCTTTATTTGGGGGTGCGATCGGTCAACGGTCGAAAGACCGGCACATTCAGCCGACCCGCCGATCGAACAGGCGTCCTCCAATCTTAGGCAGTTCACACGCACGCTTTTTCCTTATCACGACGGTCGTGCTTGGGGATATATGAATCGCGAGGGGAAGACTGTCATTGCCCCTGAATTTGGCGGCCCTGGTGATTTTTTCGATGACGTAGCGGTGACCGAGAAAGGCGGTGTCAAAGGTCTGCTTAACTCGTCAGGTGAATTCTTGGCCGTGCCGGAATACGACAGGATCTATCGCGTTTCAAACGGTCGAGCGCGTGTTGCCAAGCGGCAGAACGAGCTGAAGATGTTTGTCGGTAATTTCGAGCGGTTCTCGTTTGTTGGATTGGATGGGAAGCAAATATCAACAGAGTGGTTTGACGTTGCCGGCGACTTCTCTGAAGGCTTGGCGAGGGTGAATCAAGGGGCTCGTGTCTTTCGCGGCGATGTCAAGGGAGGCAAGTGGGGCTATATCAACACCTCTGGCAAGGTTGCGATCGAACTTCAGTTCGAAGACGTGGGCGATTTTTTCGAGGGTCTCGCTCGCGCGAAGAAAGACGGCAAATGGGGATTCATTGATCGAACCGGAAGTTTTCAGATTAATCCTCAGTATCCGTACGTAGGAGACTTTTCCGAAGGGCTTGCTGCTGTCGACGATGTACTATTGATTCGAAACTCGCCGTTGCGCGACTGCCGGTATATCGATCAGCACGGCAATGTGAAAATCGCGGGCCCATTCGCAAACGGATACGAGTTTTCCGAGGGCAGAGCCGTTGTAACGGACAATGGTGGACCAGAGGGCGAGATGTACTACATCGACCACGACGGGAAGGTCGTGATCAGTTTGGGCTTGGAAATCGCCTTAGAGTTTTCGGACGGGTTGGCGTGCGTGTGGAAGGACGAGAAGTGGGGATTCATCGACCGCGATGGCAGATGGGTAATGGAGCCCCAGTTTGAAAACAGATCTGAGTTCGTCGGCGGGCTCGCCTCCGTGGATGGGCGAGGAGGATCCTGGTACATCGACAAAACAAACAAACGGATCCGCGAGAGATAG